Below is a window of Sinorhizobium meliloti DNA.
AACGCTGAACGGCACAGCGCAGTCGGTGCTGCCAAACTGGGTTCGCGGTCGCGGACTCGCCGTCTACCTGACCGTCTTCAACGGCGCGATGACTGCGGGCAGCCTCGGCTGGGGTGCAATCGGCGAGGCCGTCGGCATCCAGTCTACCCTGCTCATTGGCGCGGCAGGTCTGCTTGTCGCAGGGTTCGTCATGCACCGCATCAAACTCCCGGCGGGCGAAGCCGACCTGGTGCCGTCGAACCACTGGCCCGAGCCGCTTGCCGCCGAACCGGTCGCCCAGGACCGCGGCCCGGTTCTGATCCTGATCGAATACCAGGTGGAGAAGCATCACCGTAGTGCCTTTCTGCACGCGGTCGACCAGCTCTCCCAGGAACGTCGCCGCGATGGGGCCTATGGCTGGGGCGTCACCGAAGACTCAGCCGACCCTGAGAAGATCGTCGAATGGTTCATGGTCGAGTCCTGGGCCGAGCATCTTCGTCAGCACAAGCGGGTATCGAACGCCGACGCCGACCTGCAAGGCAAGGTTCTCGCCTTCCATGCCGGAGCAGAAAAGCCTGTCGTTCGCCACTTCCTGACAATCAACCGACCGGGCACTGCCTGACGGGGTAACAGCGGGGTGACCTCCGCCTTCGGATAATTTCCAAAATCGCAATAAACTCGAAACTATTGCTGCAATTGTTGATCGGGCGACTTCCGCTAGATTGAAAGCGTCAGACAACGGCAGCTCACCGAACGCTCAACGCGTGCTGCATTATAAAACAAAGGAGCTACTACAATGGCATACATCACGACTAACGACGGCGTCGAAATCTTCTACAAGGACTGGGGTCCGAAGGACGCGCAGCCGATCGTCTTCCACCACGGCTGGCCGCTGTCCTCGGACGACTGGGACGCGCAGATGCTGTTCTTCCTCCGCCACGGCTATCGGGTCGTCGCCCATGACCGCCGCGGCCACGGCCGTTCCGCCCAGATCTCTGAGGGGCACGACATGGACCATTATGCCGCCGACGCCTTTGCGGTCGCCGAAGCTCTTGATCTCAAGAACGCCGTCCATATCGGCCACTCCACCGGCGGCGGCGAAGTTGCCCGTTATGTTGCCAAACACGGGGAGCCTGCAGGCCGCGTTGCTAAGGCCGTTTTGGTTTCCGCCGTTCCGCCGCTGATGCTGAAGACCGAAAGCAATCCGGAAGGCCTGCCGATGGAAGTCTTCGACGGTTTCCGCTCGGCACTCACCGCCAACCGCGCGCAGTTCTTCCGCGACGTTCCCGCTGGCCCATTCTACGGCTTCAATCGCGACGGCGCGACCATTCAGGAAGGCGTAATCCAGAATTGGTGGCGGCAGGGCATGATGGGCAGCGCCAAGGCTCATTACGACGGCATCAAGGCCTTCTCCGAGACCGATCAGACGGAAGACCTCAAGGCAATCAGTGTGCCGACACTCGTGCTGCATGGCGAAGACGACCAGATTGTGCCGATCGCCGATTCGGCACTCAAGTCGATCCAGCTTCTGAAGAATGGTACGCTCAAGACCTATCCCGGCTTCTCGCACGGCATGCTTACCGTCAATGCCGATGTTCTCAACGCCGACCTGCTGGCCTTCGTCCAGGCTTGATCAGAGCCTGCGGCGGGAGCGGCCTCTAGCACATCCGCCGCCTCGAACAGCCCGAGAAAGACCTAATCACGACCCTCTCCAAGGAGACGACTATGCCCACCAACAAATCCGCAAAGAAGATCGCCAACCACGGCGTTGTCTGGGAGCAGGCCTTCGGTTACGTCCAGGCCGTGCAGGTCAAGGACACCATCTACATCTCCGGGCAGTTGAGCCACGGTGATGACGGCAAGCTCGTTGCTCCAGCGGAGCTCGATGATAACGGTCGTCCCTCCGACTTCTCGCAGATGGAAGCGCAAATTCGTCAGACTTACGTCAATACCAAGAAGCTGCTTGCGGAGTTTGGCGCCACTCTCGACGATGTCGTTGAAGAGACGCTTTACGTCCTGGATGTTCCGAGCGCTTTTGAAGCCGGATCAAAGATCCGCAAGGAGATGTACGGAACGGACATACCCCAGTGCGCCAGCAATCTGATCGGCGTCACTGCATTGGCGTTTCCGGAACAGATCGTTGAGATCACATTCCGAGCCGTTATCGATCGTCCCGCTGACTGACTGCTCAAAGTCCACGTCATTAACCGCCGGACACGACCGAGCTTCGGCGGCCATCTCCTCAGAACGGTGACCAAGATGGAAAGAAGACCTGCCAACAAGACACGTGCCCCAATTGCTCTGCAATTGACGCCTGATCTTGTTGCCAGAACGCTCAAGGTTGTCGAAGATGAAGGCCCGGAGCCCAATTGGACGCCGATTTCATCTCAGCAACTCGAAGAGCTCATGAAGCGGGTAGAGGAGGAGGTCGCGGACGAGGATATATGGGTATTCGCCTACGGATCCCTGATGTGGAATCCTGGTTTTGAGCCTTCTGCACGCGAAGCTGCCGTCGTCCATGGATGGCACAGGGCGTTCTCGCTTCGGATTGAACGCCTTAGGGCGACCACTGATGCGCCCGGCCTCATGCTAGCACTTAGACCTGGAGGAAGCTGCTCTGGTGTCGCTTTGAAGATGTCCCGAAGCCAAAGGCAACAGGACATTCGCCGCCTTCTCGCACGAGAGATCCGCTATGCGGAGGTCTGCGAGATGATCCGCTGGGTGTCTGCTCGGACTCCTTCGGGCCCCCGGCGTGCGCTCACCTTCTGGGCAAGTCCAAAAACCTCGCTGTTGACCGAGAAGATTGCGCTTGACGAAGCCGCTGGGCTCATTGCCCAGGCATGCGGACCGGCGGGATCCTGCGCAGAATATCTGTACCGCGCCGTTTCCTACCTCGCAGACAGGCGCGTCTACGATCGCAACTTATGGCGGCTTCAGGCGCTGGTGGCAGCAAAGATTGAGAATTTCAACGGGGGACAGCTTTCTCCTCTTTCGGATCTGGATCGAGCGGTATCGCTCGCACTTGGCTCTGGTTTCAAGGCCGCAATAGGCGGACGTTAACGCGCTGCCCACAACCCAATGTCCTCTTTCAGAAGTGCCACTACTTGCATCGATGATGGATATCGAGAGCATAACTGCCGCCGGTATAATGGCGGCGTAATCACCTCAGGAGGTCCAAGAACGGAAATAATTGCCGCTCGCCCGTCCTGTTGACTGATGCCCAAAGCCAGGGCACAAGGGTGGCATCTACGGTCGCTCGCGACGGGTAAAGACAAGGGAAACAAAGACGAATTCGCTAAGTCGTTGCAATCATGTGAGAATCCAAGGTCACAAGGCAAGCCGTTTGTGGACGCATTCCCTCAGTTCCGTAGCCGCATTTCCCCAGTAGAAAAAGCGATGTCTTCGCAGCTACTTGCGTGATCTGACCGCGACAATCCTACGGGGTTCCGGCGGATACTGCAGTATCCTCACGAGGTGGCTGGGGACCCGTGGGCAATGACCGCAACGGGCCGGTGGCGGTCTGTCCGCTCTTGGTTCCCGCTTCTCGAAAGCAGACATCGGCGTGCGGTGCGTCGACGGCTCATTTGTGACGGCAAGCGGTGACCAAATAGTCAGAGCCAGCGGCGAACCTCGGCCTTGTAGCGGCGGTAGTCGTCGCCGAACTTCGCTTCGAGATAGCGCTCCTCGCGGGCAATCACCTGCGTCTGGATCGCGATCAGCACCAACGGGAGCAATGCGAAGGCGATCGGCCCGTCGAAGCCGATCGCAAGACCGGCATAGATAAGCGCCATGCCGAGATACATCGGATTGCGGGTCCACCGATAAGGACCGGTTGTTGCGATGAGGGTCGTTGGCTGCGACGGCGGAACGTTGGTGCCCAGCCGCCGGAACAGCCCCGCCGCCGCAAGCATCATCGCCGCGCCGGCAACGAACAGAAGCGCGCCCGTCGCGACAAGCAACCGCCAGTCGATGCCGAACGAGCGCAGGGTGACGAACCGCTCCGCCGCCAGCCCCAACAGCAGCGCTCCCAGATAGACGAAGGGCGGAGGGAAGCGCACACCCGCGCTGTCCGGTTCGACGGCCATACTCATCTCCAATCTGTGATCTCAAACCAGCATCGACTGCTGGGCGGAGATACCCGCCGTCGCGCCCTGCGATATTGCCGTGGTGACCGAGGCCATGGCTGGGTTTGCAAGATCGCCGGCGGCATAAATGCCGGGTATGCTGGTTTCGCGACGCTCGTCGACCTTGAGGGCGATGCCAAAGGGTGTATCGACCGTGGCGAGGCCCAGTGATTCATACAGGCTTGCGGACGGTTTGTTGCGCGGATGCGCGAACAAGATATCGACTGCGACATCGGGGGCGGTATCGAGCTTGACGGTGGCACTATGGCCCCTGTGACGGGCGATTTCGGTGATCCGGCCATCAACGACAGGTATGTGGCGGCTCGCCAGATCGGCCCGGATATCGGGTGCAATGTCGTGACCATCTGCGAAGACCGTCAACGTGTCGGTCCAATCCTGGTACAGCCTGACATAATTATGCGACGGCGGGCCGGACCAGACAAGGCCCCAATGCTGAGTGGCGACTTCAAAGCCATCGCAATAGGGGCAGGGCACGATGGATGTGCCCCAGCTTTCGGCAAAGCCTGGAACAGCAGGCATCTGGTCGACGACGCCATAGCTCAGGATCAGGCGGCGCGCCCCATGGCTTTCGCCATCGCCAGTAAGGACGGAGAAATTGTCGATGGTGCCGGAGACGCTGTCGGCCCGGGCATTGACCAGCCTGATCGTGGGATAACGCGTCAGCTGCTGCCGCGCCTCGGCCAGGATGTCCAGCGGTGGCTTGTGATCGTGGCCGAGCAGACCATGCGAGTGGCTGGCGAAGCGGTTGCGCGGCAGGCCGGTATCGAGAACGGTGACCTTGCGGCGGGCACGGCCGAGCTGCAGGGCGGCGGCGAGGCCGGCAAAGCTGCCGCCGATGATGATGACGTTATCCATAGTGATGCGCTCCGTTTGACGGGTGGAGGGGCTGGGCTGTCCTTGGCGCGAAAGCGGCCGCAGGAAACTTATTTTGGAGGACAGGGCAAATCCAACCTTTGGCTTGCTTATTTCGGATACTATATGGTATCGTAATTCATGAATAACGATACTGTCAAGGACTGGAATTGTCGTGAGCGAAAATAATCGGGGCCGGCGCGGCCGGCCCGCCAACGAGGCGCTTGGCCAAACAATTGTGGACGCAGCGGGCGAACTCTTTGCTGAACTGGGGTTTCAGGGGACGACATTGGACAAGGTCGCCCAGCGGGCAAAGATATCCAAGCTCAGTATCTACAGGCACTTCGAGAACAAAGAGGCGCTGTTCGGCGCTGCCTTCACGGCCCGCTGCCAGCAGTTTGTACCAGAGACCCTTTTTGAAGGTGTCGACGGTTCGGCCGAAGCTCAGCTCATGGCTGTGGGATCATCGCTGCTCCGCACGCTGTTGCGCCCGGACGTCCGCAGTGTCGAAGCCATGGTCATGGCCGACACGCCGAATCAAAAGTCCCTGAGTAAGGTCCATTACGAAGCCGGCCCCGCCCATGTGATCGCCCAAATCGAGGCCCTTTTGCGTCAGTTGCACGCAAAGGCGGTTCTGAACGTCCCCCATCCTCTCCGGTCCGCCCGCTTGTTTGCCGCGCTTTTCAAAGGATCCGATCTTCTAATAATCGCACGCTTCGATGAGGCGAGAGCAGAGGACGATAACGAAATCGAATCCTATTGCCGGTCGGCCGTCGCCATGTTCATCGCCGCGCACGGTGGCAGCGACCACGCAGGCGGATAGCCTAGACGAGACCGCGAAGGAGTATATGCTTGATGTTTTGGATGCCCGCATTGCCATCAACGCCTTGCGCGGTGTTCCAGGACCTGTGACAGGCGGCGTACTACCACCCCATTAGTGCCGGCTTAGCAGACCGCCAGCTTTCGGGAAACTGCAACGGTGGTCTGAATGGCGGAAATGGGGCGCAAACGGCCAATCACGACTCCGCTTTTGAGGGTCCGCAACGGGTGGACAGCGGAAGTTCCTTGGGATGGCGCTGAGTGACCGCTTTACGCCAAGTTGTGTATGTTGGCGCTCGACCAACAATCGTACAACCCAGATGCGACTGGAACTGCTTGGACTGACTGGAGGTCCAGTCATGGTGATCGAAAACGCGTATCGACGCGCTGATCAGCGCTGAGCCGCGTTGCCAGACGGCTTGCAGCGGCAAAGCTCGCTCGTGTGTCAGGTCGCGGCTCATCAGTGCGGGAGCAGGCTGGCGGCCAAAACGCCTGCTGCTAACTGTCGAGCTGGTCGCAATCAAATGGCAATTCCCGCGCTACTTCATGTGGTGTCTTCGCGAGAAGAGCGACCGGCCACATAGCGCCAAAATACATGCGCGCGGCCAAAGAGACCGACCAGCAGGAGCGACTTTTCCGGATCTGCCAGATTGCTCCCGTCCTTTCTCGATTGAGACCCTAGCGGGTCCAGCTTTTGCCGCGGTTAATGATACTGCAACCACTCCGGTGAAATTTTTCAACATATACAGTTTACGCGAGTACTGAACGCTGATGATATGTCATCTGTAGGGCATCTGTCCAAAAGTTGCTGTTGAGGTTGCGCATGGATGTCGTGAGCTTGGATCACTTTGCGCCGTGTGTCGGAGAGGGATTTGATGTCGACATGGGCACGGGGTCGCTGGCGCTGACTTTGGCCGAGGCTAGCCCGCTGCCGGGTCACAATCTTTCATGGCTCCGGCGCGCCCCCTTTTCGCTGTTGTTCCGCAGCGGCTCGCCCATCGTGCTGCCCCAACGGACATACCGGCTGAAACATGCCCGGCTCGGATCGATCGAGGTGTTTCTTGTGCCGATTGCTCGCGACCGGAGCGGAATCCTCTATCAGGCGATCTACAATTGATCCGCACGCCCGCCTGAACCCTCGATGCGCCAGCGCATGCGAAAGTGCGTCTCGCTTTCCCCGTCCTCGATAAAACCCAAGCGACGATAGAGCCGCCGCCCCCCAGAATTGTCACGGGCGACATGGAGCGAGATGCGGGATGCGCGCGTCTCGCTGGCATTCGACTGCAGCCTCGTCAGGAGAGCCGTGGCAATGCCCCGGTTTCTGAAGGATGGCAGCAGGCTGATGTCGAGAATGTGCCAGGTGTCGATGTTTCGATCGATATAAAGGCGACCGGCCGGCGCAAGGCCTTCCTGAATCAGGAGAAAATCCGCCCTGGGGAAGGCGGCGAGATAATGGCGGTGCTGGAGATCGAACTGGCTGTCCAGGAACTCCTGCCGTTCATCCGAAGTCCAGGGAATCGCGGCCAGTTCATCGAGCCTAAGCGTTCGATAAAGCTCTCTCAGGAAAGGAATGTCGGAAGACGAGGCGGGGCGCACCCCCATTTGCGCCAATGCTTCCTTCCCCCAGTCGCTGGCTGGGAAATCCGGGAGAGGGAAGCCCCTGCCCATCGTCATCCGCCAAACGAAGGGTACTCGCCTGCAAGCGCGATGCTGAAGTTGACGGCAAGGTAGGGCTGCTGGTTCTCGTGGGCCTGGCTGCCGCCCGCCGGCCCGATCATGGCGGGCGCGAATTGCGCGTCCGGTTCCGCGCCGCTCGCAAATGGCGAGCTCGACGTCGGCGAAGCGAGCGAATTACCCGTGCTTGGCGAGGCGGCCCGTTTGCTCGGGTCATTCTGGTTATAGACCGTGAAGGCATGTGTGTGGGACGGCATCTGCGTCAGGGTCAGCGTGACGGCTGCCTCTCCGAAGGTGTCACCTGCGACACGCGGGGTCAGCCCGATGCCGGTGCCCTGGCTGCAGGCGGCGCGTGCGGCGAAGTTCGGAAATTGGAAGGTCGTGTGGCCGTCGCCGCCGTACTCCGTTCCGAGCAAGCTGAACAGTGCCGAGTTCTGCTGAATCGGCAACAACGCGCCATTGCAGAAGGCCCAGCCGCGCGGCGCGAAATTAAAGCCGAAAAGCTGGATTTCGCCGATGAATGGTGTGGTCATTATCGTGTCCTCGCAAGGAGTAGGGCAGGGGTGCGGTGGACCGTCGCCCGGTCAACTCGGGCTTGGGTAAATCCCGGCCCAGGCGATACAGAATTGCGCGGCAAGCGTCGGCATCGTGTTATCATGCGGAGAGGTATAGCCGGCCGCGCCCGTCGAGGCGGGCGAGGTGACGAACGGAGACGATCCGCTGGTATCGGTGACGTAGAGCGTGTCGCCCGTAAGCGCGCCGAGCTCGACCGACGTCGAGATCGAGGATTCGGTTGCCGGCGATGTCGTCGCATTCATGGAGTGCTCATGCGAAGGTATCTGGCTTGGCAGCAGCGTGACGTTTTCCGAGCCGCCGATCTCGCCGATCATTCGCTCGGTCAGACCCGGCCCAGTACCGTAGTGCAAGGGCACGCGCCCGGCGAGATTGGGGACGGCAAAGGTTGTCACGCCGTCGCCGCCGTAAATGGTTCCGATGAGCGTAAACAGGTCCTCGTAGACCGAGATCGACCACTTGGATCCATCGCAAGGCAGCCAGCCATTGGGGACCTTTGGGAAGCCGAACAGACGGATTTCTCCGACGAAGGGTTCACTCATCACCGCTTCTCCTGTTGCCAGAGCGCAATGCGCTCCCATCCGTTCGCGCCACCGCTCTACCTGTTTGTCTTCGCCGCATTTGTGCGACCACAGGTGATTCCACCTGACTGCAAAATGCTTTAGCCTCGCGACGGAAAGATGCCGGCAATCGCGACGCAGAAGTTGATGACGCCATAGGGCTGCATGTTCGCGTGGGGCTGCCCTCCGCCCGTTGGAGCCACCGTATTGCCGGAAAGCATCACTTGCGGCCCGCTCGCGGGGCCGTAAATATCGGCGGAATTCGTGCCGAAGAGATCGTCCGTCGGATTGCGTCCGGTGCCGTTGGCGGATGTGCCGTTTGCCTGATGCGCATGCGTCGGCAGTTGGTCGAGCGAGAGCGTAACGCTCTCGGATCCGCCGAAATCGCCCAGAACAAAGGGTGTCGGATTCCAGCTCGAATCGGCGGAGGTGCCGATGCCGACGGGGGTGCGCCCCTGCAGGTTCGGCAATGCGAAACTGGTTGTCCCATTGCCGCCATAGGCGGTTCCAAACAGCGAGAAGAGGGCGCTGTTCTGGCTGATGGGTAGCAAGCCGCCGTTTGCCAGTGCAAAGCCGCGTGGCGCGAATTCGAATCCTGCCATCATGATCTGCCCCAGAAAAACCTCGGCCATGGTCATGCCTCCGAACCGTCATGTATTCCAGGTTGTCTAGTTGCGTGCATCTTCTCCTGTTGGATGCGTTCTTTCAAGCCGTGCTCCTCGGCCTTGGTAAAAAACTCTTAAGCGGCGTCTCACTTCCGGATTCATCCAGGAGTGCTATTGCGCAAATCAACGCACGTCATTATAGCTCCAAATACATGTTTCGGTTGTGAATATTTATTTAAGCGCACGCTGAGATAGCTGGCGGGGGAAAAGATGCATCACACCGGCTTGCCGCACCGGGCCACCGGACGCCGCATGATCGTCGCCGTCTGGACGGCACTTCTGGTCTTGGGGTTCATCGTCTTTCTGGCTCACGGGCCCGCCGCGGCTGCGCCATCGCCGAACTGCGGTCCGTTCAATGTCAGCGTCACCCATGGCGGTTCGGTCGTCATCGATGCCAGCATGTGTGACGGGCCGGACGATTTTGGGATCGGTCTCTTGAAGACCCCTCCTTCTCACGGCACGGTCACGATAGACACGATAGCGACGCAATCGGTCACCTATACGCATTTCGGCGGCAGCGACACGGCGACGAGCGACAGCTTCGTCTTCGACGACGGCCTAGGAAATGACGTTCAAGTCAACGTCACAATCGGCGCCGCCCCGACGATCACCATCAG
It encodes the following:
- a CDS encoding phage tail protein, which translates into the protein MAEVFLGQIMMAGFEFAPRGFALANGGLLPISQNSALFSLFGTAYGGNGTTSFALPNLQGRTPVGIGTSADSSWNPTPFVLGDFGGSESVTLSLDQLPTHAHQANGTSANGTGRNPTDDLFGTNSADIYGPASGPQVMLSGNTVAPTGGGQPHANMQPYGVINFCVAIAGIFPSRG
- a CDS encoding TetR/AcrR family transcriptional regulator codes for the protein MSENNRGRRGRPANEALGQTIVDAAGELFAELGFQGTTLDKVAQRAKISKLSIYRHFENKEALFGAAFTARCQQFVPETLFEGVDGSAEAQLMAVGSSLLRTLLRPDVRSVEAMVMADTPNQKSLSKVHYEAGPAHVIAQIEALLRQLHAKAVLNVPHPLRSARLFAALFKGSDLLIIARFDEARAEDDNEIESYCRSAVAMFIAAHGGSDHAGG
- a CDS encoding phage tail protein, producing MSEPFVGEIRLFGFPKVPNGWLPCDGSKWSISVYEDLFTLIGTIYGGDGVTTFAVPNLAGRVPLHYGTGPGLTERMIGEIGGSENVTLLPSQIPSHEHSMNATTSPATESSISTSVELGALTGDTLYVTDTSGSSPFVTSPASTGAAGYTSPHDNTMPTLAAQFCIAWAGIYPSPS
- a CDS encoding DUF6916 family protein — encoded protein: MDVVSLDHFAPCVGEGFDVDMGTGSLALTLAEASPLPGHNLSWLRRAPFSLLFRSGSPIVLPQRTYRLKHARLGSIEVFLVPIARDRSGILYQAIYN
- a CDS encoding alpha/beta hydrolase, whose amino-acid sequence is MAYITTNDGVEIFYKDWGPKDAQPIVFHHGWPLSSDDWDAQMLFFLRHGYRVVAHDRRGHGRSAQISEGHDMDHYAADAFAVAEALDLKNAVHIGHSTGGGEVARYVAKHGEPAGRVAKAVLVSAVPPLMLKTESNPEGLPMEVFDGFRSALTANRAQFFRDVPAGPFYGFNRDGATIQEGVIQNWWRQGMMGSAKAHYDGIKAFSETDQTEDLKAISVPTLVLHGEDDQIVPIADSALKSIQLLKNGTLKTYPGFSHGMLTVNADVLNADLLAFVQA
- a CDS encoding gamma-glutamylcyclotransferase, which produces MERRPANKTRAPIALQLTPDLVARTLKVVEDEGPEPNWTPISSQQLEELMKRVEEEVADEDIWVFAYGSLMWNPGFEPSAREAAVVHGWHRAFSLRIERLRATTDAPGLMLALRPGGSCSGVALKMSRSQRQQDIRRLLAREIRYAEVCEMIRWVSARTPSGPRRALTFWASPKTSLLTEKIALDEAAGLIAQACGPAGSCAEYLYRAVSYLADRRVYDRNLWRLQALVAAKIENFNGGQLSPLSDLDRAVSLALGSGFKAAIGGR
- a CDS encoding methyltransferase family protein; protein product: MAVEPDSAGVRFPPPFVYLGALLLGLAAERFVTLRSFGIDWRLLVATGALLFVAGAAMMLAAAGLFRRLGTNVPPSQPTTLIATTGPYRWTRNPMYLGMALIYAGLAIGFDGPIAFALLPLVLIAIQTQVIAREERYLEAKFGDDYRRYKAEVRRWL
- a CDS encoding Rid family hydrolase; translation: MPTNKSAKKIANHGVVWEQAFGYVQAVQVKDTIYISGQLSHGDDGKLVAPAELDDNGRPSDFSQMEAQIRQTYVNTKKLLAEFGATLDDVVEETLYVLDVPSAFEAGSKIRKEMYGTDIPQCASNLIGVTALAFPEQIVEITFRAVIDRPAD
- a CDS encoding GNAT family N-acetyltransferase → MGVRPASSSDIPFLRELYRTLRLDELAAIPWTSDERQEFLDSQFDLQHRHYLAAFPRADFLLIQEGLAPAGRLYIDRNIDTWHILDISLLPSFRNRGIATALLTRLQSNASETRASRISLHVARDNSGGRRLYRRLGFIEDGESETHFRMRWRIEGSGGRADQL
- a CDS encoding phage tail protein, which gives rise to MTTPFIGEIQLFGFNFAPRGWAFCNGALLPIQQNSALFSLLGTEYGGDGHTTFQFPNFAARAACSQGTGIGLTPRVAGDTFGEAAVTLTLTQMPSHTHAFTVYNQNDPSKRAASPSTGNSLASPTSSSPFASGAEPDAQFAPAMIGPAGGSQAHENQQPYLAVNFSIALAGEYPSFGG
- a CDS encoding NAD(P)/FAD-dependent oxidoreductase: MDNVIIIGGSFAGLAAALQLGRARRKVTVLDTGLPRNRFASHSHGLLGHDHKPPLDILAEARQQLTRYPTIRLVNARADSVSGTIDNFSVLTGDGESHGARRLILSYGVVDQMPAVPGFAESWGTSIVPCPYCDGFEVATQHWGLVWSGPPSHNYVRLYQDWTDTLTVFADGHDIAPDIRADLASRHIPVVDGRITEIARHRGHSATVKLDTAPDVAVDILFAHPRNKPSASLYESLGLATVDTPFGIALKVDERRETSIPGIYAAGDLANPAMASVTTAISQGATAGISAQQSMLV